A window of Rhizobium sp. CC-YZS058 genomic DNA:
ACTTCGTTGATCTGAGCCCCCGCCTTTTCGACGGCCGCGCGCGATTCCTGCGTCTTGGCGGCCCAGAGCTCGCGCTGCTTGGCGACGCTGTCCTTGGCCGCCTGCTTGAAGAGCGCCTGGTCCTCCGGCGTCAGCTGGTCGAAGGCCGCCTTGTTCATCACGAAGACCTCGGGGAGGATCGTGTGCTCGTCGAGCGAGAAGTTCTTGGCGACTTCATAGTGCTTGGCGGTATCGAAGCTCGGGAAGTTGTTCTCCGCCCCGTCGATGACGCCGGTCTCGATCGAGGAATAGACCTCGCCGTAAGGCATCGGCGTCGCATTGGCACCGAGCGCGGCCACCATGTCGACGAAGATGTCCGACTGGATGACGCGGAACTTCAGGCCCTTCATGTCCTCAACCGTCTTGATCGGCTTGTTGGCATTGTAGAAGGAGCGGGCGCCCGCATCATAGAAGGCGAGTGCGACCAGGCCGGCCGGCTCGAAGGCGGCCTTGATCTGGTCGCCGATCGGCCCGTCCATGACCTTGTGCATGTGCTCTTCGGAACGGAAGATATAGGGCAGAGCCGGAACGATGGTTTCCTTCACCGTGCCGTTGAAGGGCGCCATGGAGACGCGGTTGAGCTCGATGACGCCGGAGCGGACCTGCTCGATCGTGTCCTTTTCTTCGCCGAGCTGGGCGGAGTGGTAGACCTCGACCGCATAGCGGCCGGCCGTGCGCTCCTTGATCAGCGCACCGAAATACTTGACGCCTTCCACCGTCGGATAGCCATCCGGATGCGTATCCGAGGATTTGAGCACCGTCTGCGCCGAGGCGCTGCCCAGCATCAGAAGCGAAGCGAGCGCGACGCCCGTCCAGAGTTTGGTGATATGCAACATTGTCTCCTCCCAGTTGGCAGGCTTTCGCCTGCTGTTGCGTGGTGTTGTTCAGGGCCTCACAGCTTGTAGGCCCCCTTGGCGAGCCCGTAGGTCAGCGCCTGTGCGAGATCATGGGCCTCCTCTTCCCCAAGCCGGTGCTCGGCCACGAGGCGCGCCAGGAAGGCGCAATCCACCCGTCGCGCGACATCGTGGCGGGCGGGGATCGAGGGGAAGGCGCGGGTGTCGTCGTTGAAGCCGACCGTGTTGTAGAAGCCGGCCGTTTCCGTCGTCATCTCGCGGAAGCGGCGCATGCCTTCGGGGCTGTCATGGAACCACCAGGCGGGCCCGAGCTTCAGCGCCGGATAGACGCCGGCCAGGGGCGCGAGTTCCCGGGCATAGCTCGTCTCGTCGAGCGTGAAGAGAATGATCGACACGCGCGGGTCGGTTCCGACGGCGTCCAGCATGGGCTTCAGCGCCCGGACATAATCGGTCTGCGTTGGGATATCGAAACCCTTGTCACGTCCGAACTTCTTGAAGATCGTCGGCGAATGGTTGCGCCAGGAGCCAGGGTGGATCTGCATGACCAGACCATCCTCGGCGCTCATCTTTGCCATTTCCGTCAGCATCTGCGCACGAAACAGGGCCCGCTGCCGCTCGTCCGCGCGCCCGCTGCGCACGCTGTCGAACAGGCTCTGCGCCTCGGCCGCCGAAAGATTGGCGGTCTCGGCCGAAGCGAGACCATGATCGGTGGC
This region includes:
- a CDS encoding TRAP transporter substrate-binding protein, with amino-acid sequence MLGSASAQTVLKSSDTHPDGYPTVEGVKYFGALIKERTAGRYAVEVYHSAQLGEEKDTIEQVRSGVIELNRVSMAPFNGTVKETIVPALPYIFRSEEHMHKVMDGPIGDQIKAAFEPAGLVALAFYDAGARSFYNANKPIKTVEDMKGLKFRVIQSDIFVDMVAALGANATPMPYGEVYSSIETGVIDGAENNFPSFDTAKHYEVAKNFSLDEHTILPEVFVMNKAAFDQLTPEDQALFKQAAKDSVAKQRELWAAKTQESRAAVEKAGAQINEVEKQGFIDAMKPVYEKHITDDVLKKLVADVQAVQ